The following nucleotide sequence is from Geotrypetes seraphini chromosome 10, aGeoSer1.1, whole genome shotgun sequence.
acacacacacaccttctttctttcttccttcctgcctcccccatgccaccaccgccgcggaataggctgctgcaattgggaacaggccgaaatctctctgcttctcttctgcactgggccgatcaactctcgccgcccgacgtcaattctaacgtcggaaaggacgttccaggcagccaggcagcgattggctagccagaacgtcctctcgacgtcagaattgacgtcgggccgccacgagagttggtcggcccagcaggaagagaagcagggagatcaaagacacggtgccggcctgatccccgatggcagcagtgagaagggaagggaagcaggttgggcaccagtgttctagacgagccgcactctaaggaaaacagttgaccgccccccccttggtacgccactggagcagcagcgtgtctggccggctcgtttgttcaaagccgcgggtggcggctccttgcgagatccgcgcctgcgtctgaagcctctctgatgttgtgacatcagagaggcttccgatgcaggagtggatagcgcaaggagccgccaacccacggatttgaacgaacgagccggctgctgctccaaaaggaagagaatgatcgcctccagaccgcgggccacaaataaaacctggagagccacactcgggccgcgtgtttgagaccgctgccttagagggaacactgcctaggaccctgggggagcccgggccccctgtcacctccgggcccctgaatgcaggactggtagtactgccctgatggcccTGGCTGCCAGTGTCATAGTAAGGGGAGCAAGAGGGCAGTCcatcctgggcaccatcttgatgggggtgcaggcatctctcttcctctccacctcaacccccaccccaccttctttggCCCTTTGCCGGTGCCAGCAACATCTCCAGTCTCGGCTctcactctgatgtcacttccagatcatgggaccaggaagtgacatcagaggacgaGCACAGGCTGGCACaggcagcagattggagatgctgTTCGTGCTGGCGaggagttaaagaggtatggggtagggAAGTCACACGCACGTTGGGAGGGGCCACTGCCCCagatgcctcctaccctcgctacaccctAGGCAGGTGCCTAGCAGGCTCTGTATAAGGAGAGTCACTAAACATAGCAGATAAGCTGCAGCAGTGTgtgagaaggaagggagaggtagATGCATACTTTACCTCCAGACCATCTCTCCAAAGAAGGTATCCAGCAGGATGAAAATAAAGTCCATCATCACAAAACGATATAGTTCTTGCCCAATGAAGGTCTCCCAGCACTGAAAGAGAGATGGAGTCAGTAGGTGGGTGTGAAAGGAGTTCATTTAGAAGCTTCCCCCTTCCATCACTCATGTCACAGGACCAGGTAAGTGtcgtcgttccccccccccctcggagcTCCAGTTTCTCTTATTCTTGGTTTAGAGAagtgtccccccccctccctgcacttGTCAGTCTCTTCTCCCTATGGTCTAGGTTTGTCTGTATCTGTTCTGCATGATGGGGGGCAGGGGATACTCCAAGAGTCCAGGTCCGTTGTTGAGCGGCTGTAGCAGTGGCACAACCAAACACTCACCTGGTCTTCCAGGTATTTCTTCTTCCGTCCCAGCCAGTGGTAACAGAGAACGCCCAAGATTACCATCTTCAGAATCAAATTCCTAAAAGAAcgggaacagaaaaggagagaggaaggaacaCTTGGAGGGGTTCATGGCAAAGATCGTCTTACGATAAGAAACGGTATGAAAGGATGAGTCAAATTTATTTGCTGTACAGGGCCTCTTAATGAAATATTTCTAGTTTTTGACTCGGTTTTTAATATTGAGAGCTACTTCCATGCTAAAAGCTTTAAAACCTGTACACTCTATGCATGTGTCAAAATATATGTGCAAAGCAACAGCTTGTAGCCCAGGCTCTTACATTTCATGGAGATGTACCTAGGGGCAGCTTGGAGGAGGCCAGAGTGAGGTAATTTCTGTATTTTCAAATCTACGCATGCTGTTTTTTATGGAAAGGTACCTGCAGGAACTTTTCCCAGAGGTCTGGAGCAAAATCTGCAGACCCTGCATCAAAATGCAGTTTTGAAAACGGTCTTGAAAATGCAACTAATTGTTAAAAAGAAACAAGCCTCCTTTCTGTAGCCTCTATGTAATCACAGGAGGCAGTGAGAAGAGGGCTATGAGCACACCCTACAAAGGTTCCTCTTAGCGCAGAGCCTTCCACACCTCAAGGGAGCCCACGCAGCAGCCTTGGTCTCCTACCTGCAGATGGCGATATAGACCTCGAGAACGGGAGAGTCTTGTTTCTCCCATAGTGACAGAAGGCTGTAGAGATAGGGCAGGAGCAGGTTGATGAGAGACACCAGCAGAGGCAGTGGCAGAAGAAGAATTTCACTGCCGTGTTCCTCTCTGCTCTTAGAAACCTGCAACAGAGATGACAATGCAGAGCTCAGTAGTTACTGGCGCCCCACTCCCTTGGGGCTAAGGTATGCCTATGTAATGGGAAGGGTCCATGCAGCCCATCCTGGGCCACAGTGGGGGCACACCTCATGCATGTATTCGGAGATGTAAAAGACAAGAATGGCAGAGCCCATCACACTCCCAAGGGTCAGAATCCACATCAGAGAGTGAACTGCCAAGTTCTGTATCTTTGCCCACGTCGTCATAAGGAGGGATATAGGCTGCATCCTCTCACAAAGCAactcctgcaaaaaaaaaaaaaaaaaaggcacaaacCATGAGAAATAGCACTGGGgggaacagaaaacagagggaagcGATAGAGGCTGAGATCGAGTGTGAAATCTGGAGGGCACCAGAGAGGGAGCATCTCaactgggcaaactggatgggccagttGCTCTTTGATCGGCTGTCATTCACTATGTCACTATTCTGCCCAAGCTCCTTTCACTCTGCCGTCCCACGTTTTTGAGAGGTGTGCCCATTAAATGAGCCGAAGCGGACCTCACCTTCAACTGGATGAGAATGTTTTCATGCTGTAGGCGAACAGAGCGTTTCTGTATGACTCTGAAGTCCCATGAGCAGAAGACTTTATGGGCCAGGTTTCCCGAACTGCTTCCTATGCGATAACTCTCTCCAAAGGAGCAGGACATGCTGGAGAGAGGAGACAGGAAGCAGAGATCGAGTGGTACCAGAAAAAGCTATCACAAGAGCAAGAAGTACAGGAGAGACTCCAGTGCCCTCTTCTCAATACTTTGCTGTGAAAGCAGAGCCTACGAGAAGCAGATGGCGATCCATCTCCCTCTGTCCCAGGCACTAGAAAAGCGTATTGGAGAAGTGAAGCAATCGGCCAAATGGAGACGTCTGAACATGCAGAGAGGCAGAAGACCACCAGAACCAGAGCACTGCACTTATTTCCAAAAAGAATCCACAATCTGGGAGAACCTTTTCCACACATGTTGCAAATGCCCATCACTTCAGAAAGAAGGGAGAATAGACAATGCTAGATCCCCCACAATCCCTATTAAATCACAGAGAAGATTAAAACAGGGCAGTAAGAAACAGAAGGCAAGAGGGTTACTGGGAGGCTCTGATAGCTGTTATTGCAAAAGCAGACAAGGTTCGTGCACCTAGCAGCGGACAGCAGTGCCATCGAGCTGGCTCCGCCCATTCTTAATGTTAAGGAAGACGCTGTCTCACCTGTACACAAGGACGATGCAGGTGATGAAGACGGCAATGCCCACAGTAAATGCATATGCCAGCGGCATGTTATAGGGCAATTTCCCCACTGTGCTCTTGCAGCGACTGCCGTTGACGCAGACCTCATTCAGAGTAAAGTTACTGTAATAACCATAATACATAACAGAGAAAGTAAAGCTGCcctgggaaggaaggggaaaaaaaaagacaagtcaTTCATATAACAGGTGAGTGAGAGAAAAATGCATTAGAGTTTGAGGGGGCAGACTGGCCCCTCCAACCAAAAAGGCACTCCACTGCTCCTGAGAGagaaggcccccttttatcgatCCGCATAATGACTTTTTATCACTTGCtgttgcggtaaaagctccaatgctcgcagaattcctatgaacatggGAGGTTTTACTGAGAGCCAGAATGTGAATTACAATGAAAGTAAAAGAGAGATAAAACCAGAAAGAGGAACTCTGACACAGAGCCACAGAACCATCTTCGGCTTCCAGGAACTGGGCAATGCCCAAAACTCTGCCTACACAGACATGCAGATGGTTCAGGCTAACAAAACCCCTTACCTCAGTCCCACCTGCAGAACACAGAGACCTTCACTAAGTCATCGCGAAATAAAGCTGGACTTTGCATGCACACAATACTGGAGAAATGGAAACAGAACAGAACTCCCAAGAGACAACAGCCACACACTTCCCCCAAAAAGCAGGACATAGGTTATCATCCAGGAGAAAGGGGAGTTCTAGCAGGTCAGAAACATGTTCAGGATTTCCTTTCACCATTCTGTATTGCTTTGGTAACACATATGAGCAACAGAAAGAATGCTTTCCCTGAAACCTTCCAGGGGCCCTGAACACCACTGCAAAACACCGGCTTACCAGGCCATGTTCAACACAAACGGCATGAAAATTCTATGCACGCTGTTTGTGTTGAGGATTGAAAGTGAAAGGCGTGGGTGGGCCCGGACCCAGATCACCAGAGCAGAAAGGACGCTACCATGAGTTCGGGACTCTTTTTCTGAGTGTGTGATTTTAGGTGCAGGACAGATACGTACACAGAACACACACTTGAAAATTCAGGTCAAATGCTACCGACAAAGGTTTGCACGCTAAAAGGTGGCCATTCCTTGCTGCGCATTACACAAAGTGCTCATTTTGCGTAGGATTCTCGGTGGCTGCATTGGACGTTGAACTCACTCACAAGCAGCCTCACTCAAACCGTACGCCCCCAGTCCCTTCCAGCACTCACTGCTCCcgtgaggagttccatccctgtgAACGGCCTTTTACTCATCGCTTTGGGAGGATGCATAGCCTGTGGGACAACGATGAAGAAGAGGCTGAGCAGGAAAAGAAAGATGCTGAACATAAGAAGTGTCTTGAGAAAGAGAAAATAGGAAAGAACGCTGGATCCAAAACGGCCGCTGATCTGCTTCAGGGAGTAATGCCAGGGCTGCAGGGAGTAAACGAAGGAGAGAAGGGAATACCACAGGTTTCGGAAGCCCTGCAAAAAAAGAGCAAAAGTGAAACTCTACTAAACCCGAAATACTGGGAAGATCTCATCTAATCTCATCCCTTccttttagggcttcttttactaaggtgcactagcgtttttagcgcacgcatgaaattaccACACGAACGCCaagtgttaaggtctagcgcgcagggcaatttatcacgtgctattctgcgcaccttagtaaaaggagcccttagtcctgtAAGACCAACCAAAGTGGCTTACAACAAATGGAAAGACCATTTTCGAAATACAAATGACAAAATAACAACATAAGTAttaaaattaaattcaaaaagAAATCACAAACAataggagctccttttactaaggtgcgttagggccttaacgcgtagaATTgttgcgcgctagaccttaatgccagcattaagctgaAGCGTAaagcgcggtaatttcctgcttgcactaaaaacgcaccttagtaaaaggagccctaaatcattcACAGAATAGGTATTTTTAAGTTTTCGGGAGACTGAAATATTTCTGTGTATGTCATAAAGACATCTCGGTCTgtatccttaaccctttcaggcaACTTTTTGCAAGAAATATTTTGCATTCCTAGCTCACTGCACGAAACCAGCACTTTGATGTCAGGATGGGACGTATCTTgcagccccccccctccactccccagaaATGCACAAAAGATTACCCAATATCCCCAAATGTAATCAGTGCTTTCCTGTGTGCAGCTTCACTTTCTCTGGTCTTCATTTTCCCATGGACCATGAGTTAATGCTTTTGGGATTAGGCATGTCTCATGCTGACGGCTTTCTTAAAATGAGACTGCCACTGGATCCCCCTCACTCTTCCTGACTGGCATTTCAGACTCGTACCACTGCCTGTTTCCTGGATGGATGGCAGAGCCTTTATAATTGACGGAGACATTCAGAGGCAGATTTGAGATCTGTCTTGCGATTGCTTACCATAATAATATGATACCTCGTCCGGCTACAGCAGGGCAGCGATCCTCTCCTCGGAACACTTGCTTCTTGGACATAGGTTGCATGCCTGTAAGGAAAGACAGCTCACATCAGTGATTACGGAGAATGTCTGAGGCCTTTCAAAATAATAGGAATATCAGTCCCCAGCACTATGCAGGATTTTTCACAGGGTCCCAAACAGCATTGTTAAAGGCACGAGTCCCAGGGTTTCAACAGCAAGCTCTCCTTTCTGAGTCCGCAAGAACATaagggtcagaccaaaggtccatctagcccaggatccCCCAggccacaagtatctggcagaaacccaaagagcagcccTAGAACAGAGCACCTCGACCCTGGTGCTACCTTCTAGGTTCTCCCATggtccaggacactaataccctAAGCACACGGACAGTTGACACAGACCTCAGTTCCCGTTTCTCTGCCAGGCTCACAGGCATCATTTGCAGCAAGTGATCCCGCTGTGCAGATGACAGATTTTGCAATTCCATCACCAGGAGACTCCGCTTCTCTAAGGAAAAGCAAAGACAGTGGAAGGTAATGGGAGCTTCTCAAGGGCTGACACAAGCGGTGGGTATGCAGGCAATTAACCCTGGGCTGATGGGGGGATCTGCAAACATGTAAGCCCCCAATAGGTACAAGAAGCTCCAACCAACCCTTGATCCAGGGCACTGGTTTGTCCAGCAACTGACCTGCTTAGCTCTACTCTGTTCCTTCCTACCTTGCACACATCAGGGGAACATTGAAAAATCGCAGAATTCCCATCCCAGTGCATCAACGCCAGGATTCACACTTCCAGTCAGGAATATAGCCTCCTAACACAGGTAAAATCTCAAATTGCTGAAGGAGACAAAGCAAATTCACCTTCCTCTGCTTCATTGTTGGGGTCGAACTCCAGGCTGTACTGCCGAATGCTAGGGCGGGCTGCAAACTTCAGGTCATGGATGGAAGGGCGGCTTTTCCTGTGCCGGAGTTTATTTGTACGATTGTAGTATTCAGAGATAATGGCTCCTTGACTGCGACCTGCAGAGCAATAAGAAGACAGGCCAATTGTActtttcaggaagtcaatcaaaacttatctctttgataaacttctctgactccacttctgccttgatgtacttctaaaacccttccaggattcaagacaaagttggacaagttcctgctcaattggaaagtacgcaggtgaggctgggctcatttagagcactggtctttgacctgggggccaccgtgtgagtggaccactggtctgacccagcagcggcaattcttatgttcttatgattaatcTAACCATGcgaatgtaattttgaaagttttttgtaacatcgctgtctgtatacagtctcttcctctgtaaaccgc
It contains:
- the TMC6 gene encoding transmembrane channel-like protein 6 isoform X2 → MPSRTIGRSQGAIISEYYNRTNKLRHRKSRPSIHDLKFAARPSIRQYSLEFDPNNEAEEEKRSLLVMELQNLSSAQRDHLLQMMPVSLAEKRELRHATYVQEASVPRRGSLPCCSRTRYHIIMGFRNLWYSLLSFVYSLQPWHYSLKQISGRFGSSVLSYFLFLKTLLMFSIFLFLLSLFFIVVPQAMHPPKAMSKRPFTGMELLTGAGSFTFSVMYYGYYSNFTLNEVCVNGSRCKSTVGKLPYNMPLAYAFTVGIAVFITCIVLVYSMSCSFGESYRIGSSSGNLAHKVFCSWDFRVIQKRSVRLQHENILIQLKELLCERMQPISLLMTTWAKIQNLAVHSLMWILTLGSVMGSAILVFYISEYMHEVSKSREEHGSEILLLPLPLLVSLINLLLPYLYSLLSLWEKQDSPVLEVYIAICRNLILKMVILGVLCYHWLGRKKKYLEDQCWETFIGQELYRFVMMDFIFILLDTFFGEMVWRFILEKKRKRKPEFDIARNVLELIYGQTLTWLGFLFVPLLPAVQTLKLLLLFYIKKMSLMRNCECPSKPWRASHMSTIFITLLCFPSFLGAAIFLSYSIWSVKPSDTCGPFQTLGTISEAARVWVQELEKSNPRLLWFTWIYHYLLKNTFCIFLAAGVLMIVIYFYIEVVNGQRKIIVMLKEQIGNEGEDKRFLIQRLHLIYGKQKREENVGGESWRSPVIDSDTISEEREANP
- the TMC6 gene encoding transmembrane channel-like protein 6 isoform X1 → MEQDDELELKELHLVSKGPITHLVPPVHHEGIGEDLDENYSSATLKILASMPSRTIGRSQGAIISEYYNRTNKLRHRKSRPSIHDLKFAARPSIRQYSLEFDPNNEAEEEKRSLLVMELQNLSSAQRDHLLQMMPVSLAEKRELRHATYVQEASVPRRGSLPCCSRTRYHIIMGFRNLWYSLLSFVYSLQPWHYSLKQISGRFGSSVLSYFLFLKTLLMFSIFLFLLSLFFIVVPQAMHPPKAMSKRPFTGMELLTGAGSFTFSVMYYGYYSNFTLNEVCVNGSRCKSTVGKLPYNMPLAYAFTVGIAVFITCIVLVYSMSCSFGESYRIGSSSGNLAHKVFCSWDFRVIQKRSVRLQHENILIQLKELLCERMQPISLLMTTWAKIQNLAVHSLMWILTLGSVMGSAILVFYISEYMHEVSKSREEHGSEILLLPLPLLVSLINLLLPYLYSLLSLWEKQDSPVLEVYIAICRNLILKMVILGVLCYHWLGRKKKYLEDQCWETFIGQELYRFVMMDFIFILLDTFFGEMVWRFILEKKRKRKPEFDIARNVLELIYGQTLTWLGFLFVPLLPAVQTLKLLLLFYIKKMSLMRNCECPSKPWRASHMSTIFITLLCFPSFLGAAIFLSYSIWSVKPSDTCGPFQTLGTISEAARVWVQELEKSNPRLLWFTWIYHYLLKNTFCIFLAAGVLMIVIYFYIEVVNGQRKIIVMLKEQIGNEGEDKRFLIQRLHLIYGKQKREENVGGESWRSPVIDSDTISEEREANP